ttgtctaagtgtggggaggtctcccttcccaagtcaccatccaacacaacattcaagtgggtaatatccttatccctaagctttactttcttGCTTGAATAAGGTTTAATTCAAAAtaatggtcaacttagagctcctTGTGGAGTTAAAAGTAGAAtagagttgtgtagtggttggaaacatcatTCTAAGCTCATGACGGTTGCAAGCTCAAAATTCAAGAGCAATGGTTGGTGTGGAACCAAATggcatgggtctaggaagttgtttggaagcttctttgagaattccaaggccatgccacccggatggaataatGATGATTAATTTAAGGACGAGtgtcaaaacaaagtgtgggaccccGGATCGCATAAGgaaaatcaaatttgggagCTCATAGCTTGTGcggaactccatcaaagcttgaagatgttaaaattgaagaatggagcttattagagattcaagcattggtggcaAGGATAGCTTCAAGCACAatccaccttgagaggagctccccataagtccaacttaaggacaataaacaaaagtgctaggtgggagacaccccaccaaggtaatatcttttcattttttcttttgtaaatattggtagaattagtttaaattaTTGTTTTGATTGGTTTCTTGAGTACAtttggtagtttagtatgttaaacaaggttttagggtgttttgggtagctgtttggaggtttggaatgcttggtttggtgcaaaaagatagaaaaattttgaaaaaaacagAGCcccatccacgcgtatgcgcacTGCACACAtacgcgtgcatcaagcatTTTCGCCAACCTACGTAGACGCGCCACGTACGCGTACGTGCGGATGCACAAATTCTAcccccagccaaaaacccgagagttaggcctgcactgtgcgaaaaTTGGGCCTAAGGGACAAACCAattcgtgcgtacgcacacctggCGCATACACGCTCTTTTGGCAACTTGCGGATTGACGCGCAGGCGCactgtgcgcgtgcgcgccgatcgcTCATCTACACTCATGGTACATTTTTCAGAGAGTCATGCCCACGTTgcgccaacgttgtgcctttggcacaaacttactcgcgcgtacgcgccactctaGGAATAATCCATCGATGCGGACGCACTCTGTACATGTACGCGTTGCGTCCATCACACCACCACCCGCACGCGCGCGCCATGCGTTCATACGCGCGGATGTCCTTCCTtcactatattttttttcttctcccctttccatttctttcctccTACTTTCTTCTTCCCCTCTCCTACCCTTCATTCAACACtcccaaacaccattgataaccatttattttagttaactaattagttagttagttagttgattagttagttttagttagttttcatttagttttctCTTCTTCATTATATGTGTTGGATTGTTATTCTTGTTTACCATTAATTGCTGCTGAGTATTAAAAAGGGAAGTTTTCTTAACATCACTATGtttataatctttgttggattctattgttgaggttatattttgctacttggttttgtaTTTTTCATGCTCACCTTTTAAGAAtgccaagtgatgagaattgccttcgagcttgtaactcttcttgaattacatgatttggccaccatgtgatttgagccttattcTGTGATTAGGCaactcttgatggatgatgttgtgtaTTTACCTTAATGCCTTGTGTtatgatcatatgcatccatatgctTTAGCTTtcatgctttcatgcttctttaatgcttattttaccttacaagtttacttaaagcatttcaagcacactagaatgagtaaAGAGCTTGCTTCTTTCATGACATAACTTTTATGCTAAtatgtgttctaaaccgcgtaATTCAGAATTCACATACCTAATATTTcctaatgtcacactaattcactcactcaattctagtgatttacctcattccaacattgtatgcttccttgtttttgttttctcatcttatggtgttgtTTTCTACTTTTTATGATtgatgcaccacaagcaataatGGAAGCAAGACAAAGAACACGCAACACCGGTTGAcctaccagctgaaggtagcaatccggagattcgccgtacccccttgctcatccttgaatgcaccgaggacggtgtaaacttttaagtgtggggaggtcgtccgaccaatcgacgattttgggtgacgaatttctaattccaacacttttgcatttcatcttaggtttttaggatttttgtttgcattttttctatttttgcatacatatacaaaataagcttagtcaaaataacgaaaattttcaagatttctatctataggacacctcaattgatttgagtgaaactTTTTcctagaacttgcttgaattatatatattatggatcatgttttgagctaagaacacaagcaagtgagatttgagcttaatggtgtggttacatcttataaccacttatatttccttcttgtgtgcaattgttctcttcctatgattgcaatctttgatttgtttgattttttatgtccattattttgtgtatacatgcatttatatgattgaggccatcatttcattagctcacttacccaaatagccttacctttgatcttccattgttagccaatttgaacctatgattaacccactttgttctttattttagcatattacaagccttaaagcgaaaaataataaatatcctatttgaatctttgattagcttaggctagtgagagtatTTATTTTCAAGTTTAGTGAGGATTGGGAACATTagttgggataaaagggtgtgtttgtatttttatatttgggaattgggtacatactcgtgtattaattaaatgtaaagaccttatgcattgatgttcctgtatatagtttgaagaaaaaaagaaaaatgggaaaaacaaaagaaaaaaaaaaagcgaaaaagaaaagaaaagaaaagaaagaaaaaaaagtagaaaaagaaagaaaaagaagaaaaacaataaaaggggacaaaaggCCCCAAACCAAAGTAAAGCTCAATAAaagtcaatgcatatgagttttaatcaagaaaagaatgcatgagtatgtgaaaaagtgaaaaatgggtagttaggttagtgcttaattgtataggatatcctaggttaggtggaaagtttaggtttatcaaagattcaaattccaagctcacttaaccatatatgcatcctaccttgaccctaaccccattacaacctaaagaaaagacctcatgataattgtatgcatgcatgaaataaatgttgattgttagaagaaaaaaacaaatcttagaaagcatgaaatagaggagaattgagagaatcaaccctaaacacttgagcgaatagagcgtaaacacatccggtgagggttcgattgctcaattacatgttttcccTATGATCATCATTCTTCATgtaagtttgtaaaaatatttaatagctcaattcaattgtggtttggcatGGTTGCTAACACCCACATCCTTTATGCATATATgttctcttgggaattgatttattttgactaaACAATTgtattcatttagatagttacatataggtagattgcatttagttagatTTCATCGAATAAATGCTgatccctttgctttctcttggtttaagcatgaggacatgcttggtttaagtatggggaggttgataaaccccatatttagggtttatcttgtattgattttaggggattttaccaccttttacccacattcattcaatgaaatagcatggtttcatgattgtctcccaatttgtgcttaagtgtgaaaacatgctttttaggtcctTAATTGGCTAAGTtcaattcacctttgattccactagatgccttgatttatttgttaagtgatttcaggttgaaAAGGCTATGAATgaatcaaaggagtgaagaggaaagcatgcaaagcggagaaatcatgaaaagccaaagatGTGGAAAACGCCAAGGACACGCACGCACACTGTACGCCCCCACGCGGATTGTAAACTAACTCATGGACGCGCACGTGCACTGTGCGCGTCCGTGCCGAAGGGCGTGCGTGATTTTCAAATAGAAAATGTGCCCAGCAAATTCTGAGAGCTGTGGGGCCCAATTTAcaaccaactttggcaccaaaatGCATTTAaaggaccaaggattgaagggaatCAACACTTAGCAtcattcacactcattaggattagttttagttagttttagagagagaagctctcacttctctctaggattaggattaggattaggcttagttcttagatctagggtTTAGTTCATATCTTCTTtcacttcttcttctcaattccttgttgttacattcatcattcttctattcttttgttgtaatttcctttatgttgttcttatactttgttgtagatctactattgttccttccattttctttcaattcaattcaaggtaattcataataattgtgtttcttttttattgttgttgttaatttctttcaatagttgttgttagatttcattcttgttgtagATTTCATGTGCTTTCCTTCTATGCCTCttatgtgtttgataaaatgcttctTTTGgttttagtatagattttgcTCCTTTTGACTtcggtagagtaattagtgactcttgagttgtctaattcctttgttgattgataattagaagttgctaattgatttggatgCCTCTAAAgttagtctttcctttaggagttgattaggacttgaggaatcaaattgattcatccacttgtctttcctccatggttaaaggttaactaagtggtaggaATGAACAATttgtcatcacaattgaggaggataactaggataggatttctagttctcatatcttgccaagagctctgttagttgttagtttattttctttgccatttgtatttcttgtctaaaatcttaaaaaccccaaatataactcacaactaataacaagacacttcattacaattcctagggagaacgacccaaggttcaatacttcggtttataaatttttgcactagtgacaaacaactttttgtatgaaaggattattgattggtttagaaactatacttgcaatgagaattcaattgtgaaattctagaccgtcaaaaatccaatcatcattaagattttaaaataatgtTTTCAACTTAAAACAGTCAAGAAAGTACCTTTGTTGTAACCTTTAGTTGTAATGAACATAAACAAGATCATTAAGTTTTTTATGCTCTAACCGATTCCTCTTCTTTGAGTGAATGTGTTAAAAAATACTCCAGTTACGCTCACAACCTGAAGAGCTACAAGTTTGGCTTAAAACACAAATAGCCAACTTTTGCAAATTTGGTGCTCCACAACCATAAGATTCCCACCAtttattttaacataaaaacaaaaatataatttatcaCAATCATAAATATCACATAATAAATACATCACAATCGTAAAAGACCAAATTTATGAAGAAATTCACCTGGCATAACAGTGGTTCGTTGACGTATTGCAGATTGTCTTCCGAAATCTTGTTCAGCATTCTTAAAGATTCTCTTCTCACTTGTCAGCTTAGAATTCAATACAAGATCATCATAAGCATATTTCTCAATGACATCCAACAAGCCAGAAGTCGTTTGTTTGTGCTTTTCAAATTCTCTAGCGTTAAATCGAAAAGCTAGATTGAACCAATAACCAGCGGCATGAAGATTTTTCTTAAGTTGTGCATCCCAACGGGTATCTAAAATCTTCTAATAAGGATCAGTAACcttctttattttctaaaacCTCTTCACCATTTCTTCTCTAGCCTTATAAATAGCTTGATAAAGAAAACCCATGGCAACTCTATCTTCACTATCTACAATACGTAAAACACAAATAGGAGGCTCAGTAAGCTTAACAATATTAGTGCATTGACTCCAAAATTTAGAATCCAAGACTTGATCTACAAATTTCTTAGCTTTGGCATCTTTGGGGTAAGCTGAGCTTATCCATTCTTTAGAGGTCACTATAGCTCTCAAAGGATCCTTTTGAGCTAAAATACTTTGCAAAGCAATGAAATTAGTGGCAAACCGAGTTAGAGCTGGACGAAGTATTTCCCGCCCACCTGTAAACTTTCTCATCAAGAACAGTGGATAGCAATGATTATAGATATACTTGGTGATCACTGAAGCTTGTGACAAAGTTTCACTCACTTCTTGTAACTTCCCAATATCTTGAAACATCAGATTAACACAATGAGCTGCACAAGGGGACCAATACAATTTAGAAAACTCAGCCTCCAACAACCTTCTCGTAGCAAAATAGTTTGCAGCATTATTCGTTACAATATGCACAACATTCTCAGGACcaaaaaataatacaacatcCCTAAACAACTTAAACAAAGCATCAGCAGTTTTTGAGACATTAGAAGCATCAACTGACTTTAGAAAAAGAGTTCCTTTAGGacaataaactaaaaaattaatcaaagtACACCTACAACGATCAGTCCATCCATCGGCCATAATAGTGCATCGAGTTTGTTTCCAAATCTCATGATAACCATCAATCATTTTCCTCACATCCTCAACTATTTTACTTAACAAATACCCACGGACTCTTGGATAATTTGGCCCTTTATACCCTGCACCCATGCTTGCAATAGCATTAATCATTAGCTGATAATAAGCTAAATTAACCGCAATAAATGGAACAGAGGCATCAATCATCTATTTCGCAATAGCAATATCACACTTCTCCATAATTTCTTTGCTTTGAAGAACGCTTTTGATAGTTGGTTGAGCTCCGGGTGTTGTTGCCAATGGAAAATAGGATTGTAAACCTTTGACttgttttccttttctagagccAGGTGTTGGAACTCTggatttttgttgttgttgcatCTCATTACGTTCGATCTCATCAAATTCTCTTTCAACTTCATCACAAGCATTATAACTTTTTGCATACtattcttgagtttttcttttctCGCTTCGAAGCTCTTCAATGCTTTGTTGGAATGGGTGTCTCACTACAGCTGGCACCTTTCAACATGACTTAATATCTCCTATTTTTCCAGCCAAAAGAAGCTTAAACTGATGAATTCCTCCACCCCTAATAAGCTTCTCACAATATATGCATAGTAGAATGGTTTTTCCATATTCCACAACTTGTTTATAATGACCCCACGCAAGATCAGTTTTTGCTctattattgtattttttggTTCTGATTGATGCATCAGGAGTTGATCCTTATTCTTGCAAAGATGGTGTTTCTGATGGTGTATTCGCAGAAGCCATTCTAAAAGAATATGGAGTAGCAAAAGTATAAAACAATAGCAATCCTAAATTCCCTAATTCTTATTCCCTATTCAGCAAGACAACAACCTTAAAGGCTTAAATAGTTAAATTCATAGCAACCTTAAATAGTTAAATTCACAACACAAGCATATTCATAACAGAACAGACAACATAAAAACATTGGTCATAACTCATAACAGCTTCATATTCATAATTTCAAGTTTTCAACAAGCGTATTCAACACAGAACAAATCAACATAACAACATTATTCATAGTTTAAAGCTTTCAACAAGCATATTCATCCCAGAAATTTCAAGTTTTCACAACTTCATAATTTCAAATATTCAACAAGCATAGAGCAGAAGTGCAAAACAGAGGAGAACTGGAGAACAACATATTCAACTATTTGTTTGACAGCGCAGAAAAGCGAGGCAATGGCGAGGGCGACAGCGCAGCAATGGCGAGGCAACAGCGAGGGCGACGGCGCAGCAACGGCGAGGCAACGGCGATGGAGATGAGAGACAGGATGAAGCGGAGCCGCGGGTCTATTTTGTTCCTTCAGACTTCAAAATGGGTGTCTGGCGGTGAAACGAAAAAGACGACGGCGGGCGGCTGGCGACGATGGCTGGGTGAGTGACACTGTGACAGAGTGGGTGAGGTGGTGACGGGGAGGGTTAGCCGTTAGGGGATTAGGGTTGGGGAAAAGTGGAAATAGGGATTGGGGGTGGAGGGGGGATAGGATACCGCATACgagacttttcttttttttaataaaccaaaacgacgtcgttttgaaaaatgaataaaaaaaagctTCCGAACCGATTGGTTGAGCAAAAACCGCCGGTTTTTCGGTTTTCATCAGAATTGGTCGGTTCAACCCGGTTCTCAACGATTCTCTTCCTTGTCCGGTCATATTACTCTACCGGACCGGTTAGGGATCCGATTCACCAGTTTTCTGATCGAACCGGCTAGTCCGGTCCGATTTTTACAACTATGGTTAGTAGGAATGTTTGGTTTGGGGTTATTAGTTTTTTTAAGtcttttggccacgcttttaaagcgtgccaaaATAATATCAGGATATGGCCACGCTTAATAAACGTTACTATAATGAAATtctattgccacgcttttaaaataTCCCTGTTTCTCTCTATGACCacacttttaaagcgtggcagaAAAAAAACGTGGTTGTATCTCTAATCAATTGCCATCCTCAcaaaagcgtggccattgaccctttttgccacgcttttgaagcgtggcgAGAAAAAATGTGGCCGAATCTTTATTTAATCGCCACTCTCACAaaagcgtggcaagaaaaaagcgtggccataggccttttttcttgtagtgttttTAGAAAAAGTTTCTATTAACCTTAAGTCCTTCACATTTGTTAACAAGACTCATTTATAATTcgcaattaattatttttgcaaatattatatatcttttgaaaaactttttttttatctgtTTTCATCTTTAGATTTTGTTTCTAATAATGAACCcgttattatttatttgagctattaattaaataattttaattcaaCCCTTATTTGATAGTAGGGATGGCAACGAGGCGGAAACAGGAAATACCTTTTCGTTTTTCATCCCCACTCCtagatttactttttatttcCACTCTAATTCCTGTTGTGGAGGAATATTGTCTCCCATTTCCATTTTCTGCGAATTTTCATTTTTCGCAAGGCCTCTCATCTTCTTATATTGATTATTTATATGAAAGTTctaatgaaaaattaaagaaaataaatcaaaaaacattattacaaaatataagaacataGTCATGCAGCGGTAAAAAGGGAAAATGACACCAAAATCGGAGACAATGAGGTGGCGAGAATGTGACGACATGAAGAGCACTAAGTAGTAGCGACGAAGAGTATGGTTGTGACACTATAAGAGATTGGAATTTACGAATTTTGACTTTTTCGGATGACTCGGAGAGTGGGACGATAGAGTGTTAATGTTATGGAAAGAAGAGAAGGCACTTTTAAAATTAGGGTTaagttttttaatatatatatatatatagtatgtgAAATGGCTAAAAaatttacattaaaaataaattattaaagatatttaaataaatttaataattcaaAGATTAATGAGAATAAAGCGGGAATCCTTGCTCGAGTCCCACATCTTCCTCGAAAAAATTTTGCTCCATATTCATTTTCACAGAAAAAATTCATATTCAAATTCTCATTTAGAGCGATTTTTGCACTTCGAAAAGTTTTGTCATCCCTGTTTGTTAGCTCTCTTTTGATGTGAAGTGATGCGCAATCTATTCTAAACATATATATTACTCATCTAAATGCACAAACAAACTAGGAAGTGATGCCAATTACTTAAGACTAGGGTTGAAATTGTGAGCAATAATGGCACATGACCAAAACTTTGAAATGGGTCAAGATCATGCTGTATGGATTACGGAATATGAAGGAAGCGACAGATGAATGAACCCCACACCAAAGGCATCTAAAagcaaaaattataaaaaataaaatgttctTCCTCATCAATGCACATTTATTCAGTGCAAAACAAAAGTACCtaaccctctctctctctctctcttcagaCCCACTAGTCTTTCTCAAAACCAATGTGACATCCAAACACACCAGTATACCACGGTGACTCTGAGCGAGTGAACGGTATGTGTTGTTTGTTACTTGTTACCGTTCCCATTTCCCAAAACCAGTTAATCAAATTATCGAATTAATCATATTTCATACTCACATAAACATAACCCACTCTTTCATTTCACGTTGtgctctctcttcttcttcttctctttcttctctctcagCTGCTCAACCAACATGCTCTGCTGCCTTCCCTTCTTTTTTGGATTTGCGGTTTTTCTTGGAATGCACTTCCCTTCATTAATGGCTGGTTAGTTTTCTATCTTAAAGTTCTTTCCTTTCTTAACTTCCATCCCTCCTTCCATTATTCTCCTACCCTTGTGTGTAGTGTCTGCTACCCAttgttgaaaaaaattaaaaaaaatcaaattttgtgGCATTTTTCGATGACCCATCTTGGGGAAAGTTGAAGAAATTGTGGAGCTAAGGTCTAcatgatgtgtttgttagttgttttttgtagCATTAACTAATTCCATATAGTTTGTTATGTTTGTTTGCTATGGCAATTTGTATTTATGACTTGGTCAAAAGTGTATTTATTATGAAAGGATGGAGTAACATTTTCCTTAATAAAGTTGCTAACTTGCAAAACAGCTGGAAGAAGCATGTGATGGATTTCTGGCTATATAGCAAAGTCTTTTTATGACCAGAATGGTAGTTAAATTGGTTGCAGAAACCAGTGTTGAAAAATGAAAGTAACAGCTAAAAAATCTAGGTCTTCTAGTAGTGGTTGACTTTGAGTTACCATCTGAGAAGAAACCAGGACCATTTTATTTACCGCATTTATTATTGACCCTGCATGCCATGCTCTTTTGTACTACTTTTTTAACTGTCATACACGCTACATTAAAATGGAAGTGTTCCAAACTTCTTGTAAAATTTGAGGCATTTGATTAGAGAATGAATTGCAACCATATAAGGGCCTTAACATGATTATTAATTTATAGTTTGTTCCTTGCTTCCCCTCATTATTCTatgtaaattttagttttataataAGGTCTAAGAGGGATTGTGTTCTGTCCATGATTTAAATTTTGAAGGGGGATGTCAGAAATTTAAACCATTTCTAGTCCTCAGTTTGATTGCTCAAGATTTTCAGAACCTCGTTACTCTCTTGATTTGTTCTTAAGCAAATTCAAAAGCCATCTAGATTTCATGTTTATAAGTTTATTTCAATCTTATGGGCTAACTTCCAATTCATTTAAGTGTTTGTGAGAAATAtgtcaatatatattattggcCTAAAAAGATATAAGCCTATGAACATCAGGATTAGAGTTTTGCTTACCTTATTAGTAACCCAGTCATTTAACTTGGTTTCAAGAGATAGATACATTTCTACAATATTTTCTCATATTTTAAGATCAACCAATGGGAATTATGAATAGAGTAGGTTACATAAAATTGTTCAAGTTGCATATATTATTGAATGGAAACAGAAGAGATAATCAAAGAAGCTTGTGCTCAAAACTAAGAACAATGGCAATACTGCATTTgcatattaatttaatttagcatGATTGttctgaaataaaataaaatacaaggataaaaaaataaaacaagttaACATGCTTGTGTGTCTTTCAAATGTGCTCGCAGTATATGGCTGTCTTTACAGTCGTAGGAATACCAAATGCAGCTTAGTGATCTAA
This sequence is a window from Arachis stenosperma cultivar V10309 chromosome 10, arast.V10309.gnm1.PFL2, whole genome shotgun sequence. Protein-coding genes within it:
- the LOC130957205 gene encoding uncharacterized protein LOC130957205, with the protein product MIDASVPFIAVNLAYYQLMINAIASMGAGYKGPNYPRVRGYLLSKIVEDVRKMIDGYHEIWKQTRCTIMADGWTDRCRCTLINFLVYCPKGTLFLKSVDASNVSKTADALFKLFRDVVLFFGPENVVHIVTNNAANYFATRRLLEAEFSKLYWSPCAAHCVNLMFQDIGKLQEVSETLSQASVITKYIYNHCYPLFLMRKFTGGREILRPALTRFATNFIALQSILAQKDPLRAIVTSKEWISSAYPKDAKAKKFVDQVLDSKFWSQCTNIVKLTEPPICVLRIVDSEDRVAMGFLYQAIYKAREEMVKREFEKHKQTTSGLLDVIEKYAYDDLVLNSKLTSEKRIFKNAEQDFGRQSAIRQRTTVMPGEFLHKFGLLRL